From Mesorhizobium sp. Pch-S:
TCGAAGATCGGCGCCAGACGCTGCTTTTCGGCGTCATGCGCAAACACCTGCCCCTTGTTCTGCATTGCAGCCGACAGCGCCAGCGATTTGCCACCGGCGCCGGCGCAGTAGTCGAGCACCTGCATGCCTGGCTTGGCGTCGGCGAGTTCCGCGGCAATCTGCGAACCCTCGTCCTGCACCTCGAACCAGCCCTTCTGGAAAGCCGGTTCGGCCTGGACATTCGGATGGCGGCCGTCGCCGGCGATCGGCGCGATGCGGATACCCTGGGTGGCGAGATGCGAAGGCTCGGCGCCCGTCTCGGTGAGTTCCGCCAACACCTTGGCACGATCGGCCTGCAAGGTGTTGGTGCGCAGGTCGAGTGGCGGACGGGCAGCAAGAGCGGCCCCTTCTTCCACCCATGCCCCGTCGAAAGCTTCCTTCAACAGCGGTACGCACCAGTCGGGGCAGTCGGCACGCACCTCTTCGGGGGCGTCTGCGAGCTTGCGCCCGGCGACGGTTGCCAGTTCGGCCTCGCTCAGCAAGGGTGGCGCGAACTTGTCGCCTTCGAGCGCGGCGTTCAGCGACTGCGCCGTCTGCCCCCATTCCAGCAGGAGCGCGCCGAACCCGACGGCGCGCGGCGTCTCGTCATCGAAAAGCCAGCCGGCACTGCGTCTGCGGCGCAGCG
This genomic window contains:
- a CDS encoding RsmB/NOP family class I SAM-dependent RNA methyltransferase; translation: MRLGGRLAAAIEVLEDINRRHRPAADALRDWGLSHRFAGGGDRAAIGNIVYDALRRRRSAGWLFDDETPRAVGFGALLLEWGQTAQSLNAALEGDKFAPPLLSEAELATVAGRKLADAPEEVRADCPDWCVPLLKEAFDGAWVEEGAALAARPPLDLRTNTLQADRAKVLAELTETGAEPSHLATQGIRIAPIAGDGRHPNVQAEPAFQKGWFEVQDEGSQIAAELADAKPGMQVLDYCAGAGGKSLALSAAMQNKGQVFAHDAEKQRLAPIFDRMRRSENRNIQVVAREQELAPLAGHMDIVLVDAPCTGSGTWRRRPDAKWRLTNRQLDARKAEQSAILDVAKGFVKTGGLLVYITCSVFPDENGEQVSAFLARHKGFAPVDHAALWQARFPGHDAEARIGSQFGISLSPALSGTDGFYFCALRKVA